The following are from one region of the Paenibacillus sp. KS-LC4 genome:
- the rpsU gene encoding 30S ribosomal protein S21: protein MSETKVKKNETIDSALRRFKRSIAKDGVLAEVKKRKHYEKPSVKRKKKSEAARKRKF, encoded by the coding sequence GTGTCTGAAACTAAGGTTAAGAAAAATGAAACCATTGACTCTGCACTTCGCCGCTTTAAACGTTCTATCGCTAAAGATGGCGTGTTGGCTGAGGTTAAGAAACGCAAACATTATGAAAAGCCGAGTGTAAAGCGTAAGAAGAAGTCCGAGGCTGCTCGTAAGAGAAAGTTTTAG
- the floA gene encoding flotillin-like protein FloA (flotillin-like protein involved in membrane lipid rafts): protein MGLDPVVSILILAVIVIIALSVFLSFFPIMLWISALASGVRIGIITLVAMRLRRVVPSRIVNPLIKATKAGLGLNINQLESHFLAGGNVDRVVNALIAAQRANIPLVFERAAAIDLAGRDVLQAVQMSVNPRVIETPTVAAVAKDGIEVKVKARVTVRANIERLVGGAGEETIIARVGEGIVTTVGSSNSHKDVLENPDMISRTVLGKGLDAGTAFEILSIDIADVDVGKNIGAHLQTEQAEADKRIAQAKAEERRAMAVAQEQEMKARVVEMRAKVVESESQVPVAMAEALKNGKIGVMDYLNLKNLESDTQMRNSIGKSDAPTEKNDN, encoded by the coding sequence ATGGGTCTGGATCCGGTTGTATCTATATTGATTTTAGCGGTTATTGTTATTATTGCGTTGTCCGTATTCCTGAGCTTTTTTCCAATTATGCTCTGGATTTCTGCACTTGCGTCGGGTGTTCGTATCGGTATTATTACGCTCGTTGCCATGCGCTTGCGCCGAGTTGTCCCGAGCCGGATTGTTAATCCGCTCATTAAGGCTACGAAAGCCGGCCTTGGATTGAATATTAATCAGCTGGAAAGCCATTTTCTTGCAGGCGGTAACGTTGACCGCGTTGTCAATGCATTGATTGCGGCACAGCGTGCCAATATCCCGCTCGTATTTGAGCGTGCGGCAGCCATTGATCTAGCTGGACGAGATGTGCTTCAAGCGGTACAAATGAGTGTTAATCCGCGCGTCATTGAGACGCCGACGGTTGCGGCAGTAGCGAAGGACGGTATTGAGGTTAAAGTTAAAGCGCGTGTTACGGTACGTGCCAACATTGAGCGACTTGTCGGTGGTGCCGGTGAAGAGACTATTATTGCTCGTGTCGGGGAAGGTATCGTTACGACGGTTGGTTCATCAAATTCGCATAAAGACGTTCTTGAAAACCCGGACATGATTTCCCGCACCGTACTCGGCAAAGGGCTTGATGCTGGAACAGCATTCGAAATTTTGTCCATTGATATTGCAGATGTTGATGTAGGTAAAAATATTGGTGCCCATCTTCAAACCGAGCAAGCGGAGGCTGACAAACGGATTGCCCAAGCGAAAGCGGAGGAACGCCGGGCAATGGCAGTTGCACAGGAGCAGGAGATGAAGGCGCGCGTAGTAGAAATGCGGGCGAAGGTCGTAGAATCCGAATCGCAAGTACCAGTAGCTATGGCTGAAGCGCTCAAAAACGGAAAAATCGGCGTCATGGATTATTTGAATCTTAAAAACCTGGAGTCGGATACACAAATGCGTAATTCCATCGGCAAGAGCGACGCCCCAACTGAAAAAAATGACAATTAA
- the yqfD gene encoding sporulation protein YqfD has translation MKLKWSDWVLGVVTVNIRGGQPERLVNRALEGGLALASIGWTGDGKLQFDVSVSDYFRLKPFLKETGCRAHVVKRQGMPFWLVRLEKRKFFIAGIALFFIGIYLLSSLVWSVEVKGNLKLTEEEIIEAARQEGIFPLQWSFRLQDMDIISKRLVNKLPKATWIGVEKKGTRILIQVAETTEPEHRELENPRHLIASADAVITEIYTERGRAVVKKNAKVKKGQTLISGTLGGGAYTQTVVAKGSVRGLVWYEFNIASPMSQQVKVYTGEKKQKWYIVIAGRALQVSGYGKNPYEQSETIVEEDQANIKSIVLPFGRMKQTVREVHMEELKLSADEARAGGILQAKANVMTKAGSDAVIRDEIVLHEKTENGKVYMKVLFEVEQSIVKEMPLVQMQGD, from the coding sequence ATGAAGCTGAAATGGTCGGACTGGGTACTCGGCGTCGTTACGGTTAATATCAGGGGCGGACAACCTGAGCGGCTTGTGAATCGTGCTCTCGAAGGGGGGCTTGCGCTTGCGTCCATCGGTTGGACGGGCGATGGCAAGCTGCAGTTTGATGTGTCTGTGAGCGATTATTTTCGCTTAAAGCCTTTTTTAAAGGAGACAGGCTGCAGGGCGCATGTCGTTAAGCGGCAAGGCATGCCGTTTTGGCTGGTTAGGCTGGAAAAAAGGAAATTTTTCATCGCAGGCATTGCTTTGTTTTTCATAGGCATCTACCTGCTTTCCTCGCTTGTATGGTCGGTTGAGGTTAAGGGGAACTTGAAATTAACCGAGGAGGAAATTATAGAGGCGGCAAGGCAGGAGGGGATTTTCCCGCTCCAATGGTCGTTCCGTTTGCAGGATATGGACATTATTTCCAAAAGACTCGTCAACAAGCTGCCAAAAGCAACGTGGATTGGGGTCGAGAAGAAAGGAACGAGAATCCTCATCCAAGTGGCGGAAACGACAGAACCGGAGCATCGAGAATTGGAAAATCCCCGCCACCTCATTGCGTCAGCCGATGCGGTCATTACGGAAATATATACGGAACGCGGTCGTGCTGTCGTAAAGAAAAATGCGAAGGTCAAAAAAGGACAAACGTTGATTTCAGGCACGCTGGGCGGAGGCGCTTATACGCAAACGGTTGTGGCAAAGGGCTCGGTACGCGGGCTAGTCTGGTATGAATTTAATATTGCTTCACCGATGTCGCAGCAGGTTAAAGTATATACAGGGGAAAAAAAGCAGAAGTGGTACATCGTCATTGCAGGCAGAGCGCTGCAGGTGAGCGGCTACGGCAAAAATCCGTACGAGCAGTCGGAGACGATCGTGGAGGAGGATCAGGCAAACATTAAAAGCATCGTTCTGCCCTTCGGCCGGATGAAGCAGACGGTAAGGGAAGTACATATGGAAGAGCTGAAACTATCAGCGGATGAAGCGCGTGCGGGCGGAATTTTGCAGGCGAAAGCGAATGTAATGACGAAAGCGGGCAGCGATGCGGTCATCCGGGATGAAATTGTTTTGCATGAAAAGACGGAGAATGGTAAAGTTTATATGAAAGTTCTTTTTGAAGTAGAGCAATCCATTGTGAAAGAGATGCCCCTAGTCCAGATGCAAGGAGATTGA
- a CDS encoding GatB/YqeY domain-containing protein, with translation MNLSERLNDDMKQAMRNQDKFRLTTIRMMRASAKNLEIDLKRPLDDSEMLDILSREIKQRKDSLQEFSKAGREDLVTGLNAEIEIISQYLPTQLTEEEIKAIVTQTIHELGASSKAEMGKVMGALLPKTKGRADGKLVNQLVQQFLQ, from the coding sequence ATGAACCTGAGCGAAAGATTGAACGACGATATGAAGCAGGCCATGAGGAATCAGGACAAGTTCCGGCTTACAACCATTCGTATGATGCGTGCGTCAGCTAAAAACTTGGAAATTGATTTGAAGCGTCCTTTGGACGACAGTGAAATGCTTGATATTCTAAGTCGTGAAATCAAACAACGTAAAGATTCCCTCCAAGAATTTAGCAAAGCCGGCCGTGAGGATCTGGTAACAGGTCTTAACGCAGAAATTGAAATTATTAGTCAATACCTTCCCACGCAGCTGACCGAAGAAGAGATAAAAGCGATAGTAACGCAGACCATCCATGAACTCGGTGCTTCTTCCAAAGCCGAGATGGGGAAAGTCATGGGCGCCTTGTTGCCTAAAACAAAAGGGCGCGCTGACGGTAAACTAGTAAATCAGCTCGTACAACAATTTCTGCAATAA
- the ybeY gene encoding rRNA maturation RNase YbeY, with product MSLQLDYSNEQNKVEIPEAWIGRLEQLLQLAGEAEGMTTGEVTLTFTDNEQIHQLNRDYRNIDRPTDVLSFAMQDDGTDELDIIFEVESEDEIDPISGMLGDIIISVEKAVEQSEEYGHSLEREIGFLFVHGFLHLIGYDHETESDEAVMTSKQEAVLSKAGLSR from the coding sequence ATGAGTTTGCAGCTGGATTATAGCAATGAGCAGAATAAGGTCGAAATTCCCGAGGCCTGGATCGGCCGTTTGGAGCAGCTGCTTCAGCTGGCTGGTGAAGCGGAGGGGATGACAACGGGCGAAGTGACGCTGACTTTCACCGATAATGAGCAAATTCATCAGTTGAATCGCGATTACCGCAATATAGATCGTCCTACTGATGTTCTGTCATTTGCAATGCAGGATGACGGCACGGATGAACTGGACATCATTTTTGAAGTGGAAAGCGAAGATGAGATCGATCCTATATCGGGCATGCTTGGCGACATCATTATCTCCGTGGAGAAGGCAGTTGAGCAAAGCGAGGAGTATGGTCACTCGCTGGAGCGTGAAATCGGCTTCCTATTCGTGCACGGCTTTCTGCATTTAATCGGTTATGATCACGAGACGGAAAGCGATGAGGCCGTGATGACGAGCAAGCAGGAAGCGGTGCTTTCGAAGGCAGGCTTGTCGCGTTAA
- a CDS encoding HDIG domain-containing metalloprotein has product MNQNQNHSGKQGNLQSTKAAGWKQSVAVRFVLMLLFVLLFYFSLAPHLVPETYDIHEGVASEKDIVAPHQIPDSKATLQAQEEAANRVDAIYSNVALRSELLLNEIFSRMEQLNQDDQVTTQNKIDIYRNEIPGRYPDFVDNFVKVNKGNGTYSDTLLDEMAVVIKEQEYAIPEETFYKMPRMSLDSITEMRQVAQEIVRKLMSEQLRSADAARTRVAELVNASSLSDRTSREIVQELARFSIMPNRFLDKDATDEAKIQAKKNTPQVVIKEGDVLVKRGQVITPEMYELLKDSALLQDKRNYWPQLGLLILSILFIAAMYGYLHQSGGISGLKPKYNNAQILMLWLIYLINIVVMIIISLIQTDEIPYVGFLAPAALGTMLITLLLDMHLALISSILFAIIGSIVLNSGTGQNQIFDFQYGFVIIVVSVAAIFSIHRASQRSTILKAGIMVSLFGTFSVLMLMLLTERLDQGPLVYSLCFAFASGLLTAVLVIGLMPFFEVTFGILSALKLVELSNPNHPLLRKLLTETPGTYHHSVMVGNLSEAAAESIGADGLLCRVGSFYHDIGKTKRPNYFIENQTNMENPHDSIDPKLSRSIICAHARDGVDMLKAHNIPKPIRDIAEQHHGTTSLKFFYYKALKQAEEQGEEPSFTEDDFRYPGPKAQSKEAAVVGIADCVEAAVRSLRSPTVEQVEAMINKIIKSRLDDNQYNECDLTLKELDKIAQSLKESVIGIFHSRIEYPEDVKSKERLA; this is encoded by the coding sequence ATGAACCAGAACCAGAATCATTCCGGTAAACAGGGGAACCTGCAGAGCACCAAGGCTGCGGGGTGGAAACAGAGCGTAGCTGTCCGCTTCGTGCTCATGTTATTATTTGTGTTGCTGTTTTATTTCAGTCTCGCTCCGCATCTCGTTCCGGAAACCTATGATATTCATGAGGGCGTTGCCAGCGAGAAGGATATCGTTGCTCCCCACCAAATACCGGACAGCAAGGCGACGCTTCAGGCGCAGGAGGAAGCAGCGAACCGCGTAGATGCAATCTACTCGAACGTTGCGCTGCGCAGCGAGCTGCTGTTAAACGAGATATTTTCGCGCATGGAGCAGTTGAATCAGGACGATCAGGTTACGACGCAAAATAAAATCGATATATACCGCAATGAAATTCCCGGCCGGTATCCCGATTTTGTCGATAATTTCGTCAAGGTGAATAAAGGCAATGGCACTTATAGCGATACGCTGCTTGATGAGATGGCGGTCGTAATTAAAGAACAGGAATATGCGATTCCAGAGGAAACGTTTTATAAAATGCCGCGGATGTCGCTAGACTCAATCACGGAAATGCGCCAGGTAGCGCAGGAGATTGTGCGCAAGCTAATGAGCGAGCAGCTCCGCAGCGCTGATGCTGCGCGTACCCGTGTGGCGGAGCTGGTTAACGCAAGCTCCCTCTCCGATCGGACTAGCCGTGAAATCGTGCAAGAGCTGGCACGTTTCTCGATTATGCCGAACCGTTTTCTGGATAAGGATGCAACGGATGAAGCGAAAATTCAGGCGAAGAAAAACACGCCTCAGGTTGTCATCAAGGAAGGCGACGTTCTCGTCAAGCGCGGTCAAGTCATTACGCCTGAAATGTATGAGCTGCTGAAGGATTCGGCGCTTCTCCAGGATAAACGCAATTATTGGCCGCAGCTTGGCTTGCTTATTTTGTCGATTTTGTTCATCGCGGCAATGTATGGCTATTTGCATCAGTCGGGCGGGATTTCTGGGCTCAAGCCCAAATATAATAATGCTCAAATTTTAATGCTGTGGCTCATTTATTTGATCAATATCGTTGTGATGATCATTATTTCATTGATTCAGACGGATGAGATTCCGTACGTTGGCTTCCTCGCTCCGGCGGCGCTGGGAACGATGCTGATAACGCTGCTGCTGGATATGCATTTGGCGTTGATCAGCTCGATTCTGTTTGCGATTATCGGCAGTATTGTGCTGAACTCGGGTACGGGTCAAAATCAAATTTTTGATTTTCAATACGGCTTTGTTATTATCGTTGTATCCGTCGCAGCTATCTTCTCGATTCATCGAGCAAGCCAGCGGTCGACGATATTAAAGGCAGGCATTATGGTCAGCCTGTTTGGCACGTTTTCCGTGCTAATGCTTATGCTGCTGACGGAGCGGCTGGATCAGGGGCCTCTTGTGTATTCGCTTTGCTTTGCTTTTGCGAGCGGCTTGCTTACAGCTGTGCTTGTTATTGGCCTTATGCCGTTTTTTGAAGTGACATTTGGCATTTTGTCGGCGCTCAAGCTTGTCGAGCTGTCTAACCCGAACCATCCGCTGCTGCGCAAGCTGCTAACGGAGACACCGGGAACGTATCATCACAGCGTCATGGTCGGCAATTTGTCGGAGGCTGCGGCTGAGTCCATCGGGGCGGACGGGCTGCTTTGCCGTGTAGGCTCGTTCTACCATGACATAGGGAAGACGAAGCGGCCGAATTATTTTATTGAAAATCAGACTAACATGGAAAATCCGCATGATTCAATTGATCCAAAGCTCAGCCGGTCGATCATTTGCGCCCATGCGCGGGACGGCGTCGATATGCTAAAGGCGCACAATATTCCAAAGCCTATTCGTGATATTGCCGAGCAGCATCATGGCACGACTTCGCTGAAATTCTTTTATTACAAGGCGCTTAAGCAGGCTGAGGAGCAGGGGGAGGAGCCTTCATTTACGGAGGATGACTTCCGCTATCCCGGCCCGAAAGCGCAGTCGAAGGAAGCTGCCGTGGTCGGCATTGCCGATTGCGTGGAAGCGGCTGTCCGCAGCCTGCGCAGCCCTACGGTTGAGCAAGTAGAAGCGATGATCAACAAAATCATCAAAAGCAGACTGGACGACAATCAATACAATGAATGCGATTTGACGCTCAAGGAGCTGGACAAAATCGCACAGTCGCTCAAGGAAAGCGTCATTGGGATTTTTCATTCCCGTATTGAGTACCCTGAGGATGTTAAGTCAAAGGAGCGTTTAGCATGA
- the yqfC gene encoding sporulation protein YqfC, giving the protein MNRLKRKLRKMTADILDLPQDVVYDLPRLTMIGDRQLYIENHRGVIHFSSEQLRLALSKGELEVTGSSLVIRTIWTEEVFIEGQITGIALRE; this is encoded by the coding sequence ATGAACCGTTTAAAACGCAAACTTCGCAAAATGACAGCGGATATTCTGGATTTGCCCCAGGATGTCGTCTATGATCTTCCACGGCTGACGATGATCGGCGATCGCCAGTTATATATTGAGAACCATCGCGGCGTTATCCATTTTTCTAGCGAGCAGCTTAGGCTTGCACTCAGCAAGGGCGAGCTTGAGGTGACGGGAAGCTCGCTCGTCATTCGAACGATTTGGACGGAAGAGGTTTTTATTGAAGGTCAAATTACAGGCATAGCCTTGCGGGAGTAG
- a CDS encoding FAD-dependent oxidoreductase, whose amino-acid sequence MLKTKYKVLTIVALAFLMLIGCYYLYKFKAASTDRLSIDRVQAPFTKVESVETVKSSYDLIVVGTDPEGIMAAVSGARNGLSVLLLEGRDRDILGGLMTLGGLNTLDLNYSPNQPWYYRYLHKSKFLNEGLFQEWFDQVEGSSVDTHTAANVFYKMVKQEQNIDLLMHVQKMEPILQQSGANMQLTGLSIIKPDGKAEKVAAKVVIDASQDADIAAAAGVPYSIGRQDIGEGKAKMAATLVFRMDNVTNEAWRNFKGLEGLGLDSTSIWGFGDARKYPPSDPQKVKIRSLNIGRENNQTMLFNTMQIYDVDPLDPASVARGMEVGKKESPLIVDYLKRTYPQFANMNYAGTASELYIRESRHIYGEYRLTLADVLENRDKWDAIAYGSYDVDIQSINYSDVGTIMLSPMQYGVPFRSLVPLKVDGLLVVGRSASFDTIPHGSARVIPLGMATAEAAGAAASLAISNDITVRELSQSKELISKLRKKLVKQGMDLTYEKFEQPAYMKHKDYKGLVTAASMYMTSGSYSNEAWDLDGSMSIGRYLNKLRTLKKAHPDQFSGFPDGALKDMRDLLTGPLTLEQAAYMLALTAGLDTTRETALKDLISRGWISEEIIGQILNVKELTNGDTYMMFYDILKNGFGIVYE is encoded by the coding sequence TTGTTGAAGACGAAATATAAAGTGTTGACGATCGTTGCTCTCGCTTTTTTGATGCTGATCGGTTGCTATTATTTATATAAATTTAAAGCAGCTTCTACCGATCGTTTATCTATTGATCGCGTTCAGGCCCCCTTTACAAAAGTTGAATCGGTCGAAACCGTAAAGTCGAGCTATGATTTAATAGTTGTCGGTACCGATCCAGAAGGAATAATGGCTGCTGTGTCTGGAGCCAGAAATGGGCTAAGCGTGCTGCTGCTTGAAGGCAGAGACCGCGATATTTTGGGCGGATTAATGACGCTGGGCGGGCTGAATACGCTCGATTTGAATTATTCCCCAAATCAGCCGTGGTATTATCGCTATTTGCACAAATCGAAGTTTTTGAATGAAGGGTTATTTCAGGAGTGGTTTGATCAGGTAGAAGGCAGCTCGGTCGATACACATACGGCAGCCAACGTCTTTTACAAAATGGTTAAACAGGAGCAAAACATTGATTTGCTCATGCATGTGCAGAAGATGGAGCCAATTTTGCAGCAGTCCGGTGCAAATATGCAGCTAACGGGGCTGTCGATTATTAAACCGGATGGCAAGGCCGAGAAGGTTGCAGCAAAAGTAGTCATTGATGCCTCGCAGGATGCGGATATCGCCGCCGCCGCTGGCGTGCCGTACTCCATTGGGCGTCAGGATATTGGCGAAGGCAAGGCAAAGATGGCGGCTACGCTCGTGTTCAGAATGGATAACGTGACGAACGAGGCTTGGCGGAATTTTAAAGGCCTGGAAGGCTTAGGGTTGGATAGCACGAGTATTTGGGGCTTTGGCGATGCCAGAAAATATCCGCCAAGCGATCCCCAGAAGGTGAAAATTCGCAGTCTTAATATTGGCAGGGAAAACAATCAAACGATGTTATTTAATACTATGCAAATATACGATGTTGACCCGCTTGATCCCGCCTCGGTAGCTCGTGGCATGGAGGTAGGCAAAAAAGAGTCGCCGCTTATCGTCGATTATTTAAAAAGGACATACCCACAGTTTGCCAATATGAACTATGCGGGTACTGCATCAGAGCTGTATATAAGAGAGTCAAGGCATATTTATGGCGAATACAGGCTGACGCTGGCCGATGTGCTGGAAAATCGGGATAAATGGGATGCAATCGCTTATGGCTCCTACGATGTGGATATTCAAAGCATTAACTACAGCGATGTGGGAACCATTATGCTAAGCCCGATGCAATATGGCGTTCCTTTCCGCAGCTTAGTTCCACTTAAAGTCGATGGGCTGCTTGTAGTCGGACGCTCAGCCAGCTTTGACACCATTCCTCATGGCAGCGCAAGGGTCATCCCGTTAGGCATGGCGACGGCAGAAGCTGCAGGAGCGGCGGCGAGCCTTGCCATTAGCAACGACATCACGGTCAGAGAGCTGTCCCAATCGAAGGAGCTCATCAGCAAGCTGCGCAAGAAGCTCGTTAAGCAGGGCATGGACTTGACGTATGAGAAGTTCGAACAGCCTGCTTACATGAAGCACAAGGACTATAAAGGTCTTGTGACAGCGGCCAGCATGTATATGACATCTGGAAGCTATTCAAATGAGGCATGGGACCTTGATGGCTCGATGAGCATTGGGCGCTATTTGAACAAGCTTAGAACGCTCAAAAAAGCGCATCCTGACCAGTTCTCCGGTTTTCCTGACGGTGCGCTCAAGGATATGAGGGATTTATTGACTGGCCCCTTGACATTGGAGCAGGCGGCCTATATGCTGGCACTGACGGCTGGGCTCGATACGACGAGAGAAACGGCGCTTAAGGATCTCATTTCCCGTGGCTGGATTAGCGAGGAAATCATTGGTCAAATACTCAATGTAAAAGAGCTGACAAATGGGGATACTTATATGATGTTCTACGATATTTTGAAAAACGGATTTGGCATTGTTTACGAGTGA
- a CDS encoding PhoH family protein, whose amino-acid sequence MQNETIVVRIPLENAGEGLAVFGPQDKFLRLVEAQCESSITSREAEIVISGAVQEVRSLEQLFSVMLQLVRGGYMPSERDMMYALDLARTMQAEELLDLFKAEITTTFRGKPIRVKTIGQRHYVKTIHKHDVVFGIGPAGTGKTYLAVVLAVAALKQGLVKRIILTRPAVEAGENLGFLPGDLQEKVDPYLRPLYDALHDVLGPEQTVKAFERGTIEVAPLAYMRGRTLDDSFIILDEAQNTTPEQMKMFLTRLGFGSKMVITGDVTQIDLPRGKNSGLIEAQRILQNIDELGFIFFSEQDVVRHSLVQKIIVAYNQDAENKA is encoded by the coding sequence TTGCAAAATGAAACAATAGTCGTCAGAATTCCGCTGGAAAACGCGGGAGAAGGATTAGCGGTATTTGGTCCACAGGACAAGTTCCTGAGACTGGTAGAGGCGCAGTGCGAGTCCTCCATTACATCTCGTGAGGCAGAAATCGTCATTTCCGGTGCTGTGCAGGAGGTACGCTCGCTTGAGCAGCTGTTCAGCGTCATGCTGCAGCTGGTAAGAGGCGGCTACATGCCTTCAGAGCGGGACATGATGTATGCGCTTGATTTGGCCCGTACAATGCAGGCAGAAGAGCTTCTTGATTTATTCAAGGCTGAAATTACAACGACGTTTCGCGGCAAGCCCATCCGGGTTAAGACAATCGGCCAGCGCCATTATGTAAAGACCATTCACAAGCATGATGTCGTATTCGGGATTGGTCCAGCCGGCACAGGAAAAACCTACCTGGCTGTCGTGCTCGCTGTAGCCGCCTTAAAGCAGGGCTTGGTGAAGCGAATTATTCTGACAAGGCCAGCTGTCGAGGCAGGGGAAAATCTCGGCTTTCTGCCAGGCGATTTACAGGAGAAGGTCGATCCTTACTTGCGTCCGCTTTATGATGCCCTGCATGATGTGCTGGGACCTGAGCAGACGGTAAAGGCTTTTGAGCGCGGCACGATTGAGGTTGCCCCTCTTGCTTACATGCGAGGACGGACCCTTGATGATTCCTTTATTATTTTGGATGAAGCCCAGAACACGACGCCGGAGCAAATGAAGATGTTTTTGACACGGCTAGGCTTCGGCTCCAAGATGGTTATTACCGGCGACGTGACACAAATTGATTTGCCAAGAGGGAAAAACTCAGGTTTAATAGAGGCACAGCGAATTTTGCAAAATATAGACGAACTTGGCTTTATCTTTTTTTCCGAGCAGGATGTTGTCCGTCACTCCTTAGTGCAGAAAATCATTGTCGCCTACAATCAGGACGCTGAGAACAAAGCATAG
- a CDS encoding nodulation protein NfeD has product MNIKKWRQTAFWAKLAVFSALVVALGSGLLVGMQPVKAQQLAADEAGGAVYIVPVKQTIESGLKSFLERAYKEAAEAKAERVVLVINTFGGEVTSAEEIGEVIRKSAIPTTAYIEGKAVSAGTYIALNAQNIVMEPGSTIGAAAVVNGEGELIDNPKIISYWTKTMMEAAKLNGRDANIAAAMVDTTVAVSLPKAGIEKPAGEILSLSADEALASGYAEHIAASVGEAITWLKLDQKQLISFEPSLAEKVSRWLVNPYVMTVLLILGIAGIVVELLMPGFGVPGILGIISFSLYFFGHYVAGFAGMESIVLFVIGLALLIIEVFVPSFGILGLLGGAALVAGVITAASDPMTAFISLVTALVVAVLVMYYIFRKYRHRGIWNKFILRDKLTKEEGYVSADEKDSLMGLEGVTLTPLRPAGTVQIGDKRIDVVTSGEFISTGASVVVIKAEGTWVVVKEIMKA; this is encoded by the coding sequence TTGAATATAAAAAAATGGCGCCAAACCGCTTTCTGGGCGAAATTAGCTGTTTTTTCAGCATTGGTTGTCGCCTTAGGCAGCGGTTTGCTGGTCGGTATGCAGCCTGTAAAGGCACAGCAGCTTGCTGCGGATGAGGCTGGTGGAGCGGTCTACATTGTTCCCGTCAAACAGACGATTGAGAGCGGGCTTAAATCCTTTTTGGAGCGCGCTTACAAAGAAGCGGCCGAAGCAAAAGCGGAACGTGTCGTTCTCGTTATTAACACGTTCGGCGGAGAAGTAACCAGCGCAGAGGAGATCGGGGAGGTCATCCGCAAAAGCGCAATTCCTACAACTGCCTATATTGAAGGCAAGGCGGTGTCGGCAGGTACGTATATTGCGCTCAATGCGCAAAATATTGTAATGGAGCCGGGGAGCACAATTGGCGCAGCGGCTGTCGTTAATGGCGAAGGTGAGCTGATTGATAACCCGAAGATCATCTCCTATTGGACGAAGACGATGATGGAGGCTGCAAAGCTGAATGGACGAGATGCGAATATTGCAGCTGCCATGGTGGATACGACAGTGGCGGTCAGCTTGCCGAAAGCAGGCATAGAGAAGCCGGCAGGAGAAATATTATCCCTATCCGCCGACGAGGCGCTGGCTAGCGGCTACGCAGAGCATATAGCAGCTTCTGTAGGGGAAGCTATTACATGGCTGAAGCTTGATCAGAAGCAGCTTATTTCGTTTGAGCCATCGCTCGCGGAGAAGGTATCACGCTGGCTCGTTAATCCGTATGTGATGACTGTGCTGCTCATCCTTGGTATTGCGGGCATCGTAGTTGAGCTTCTAATGCCAGGCTTTGGTGTGCCGGGCATTCTAGGCATCATTTCTTTCAGCTTGTATTTCTTCGGTCATTATGTTGCCGGATTTGCAGGCATGGAGTCAATTGTGCTGTTCGTTATCGGCTTGGCCTTACTTATTATTGAAGTATTTGTTCCAAGCTTCGGCATTTTGGGACTGCTAGGCGGCGCAGCACTCGTTGCTGGTGTGATTACCGCAGCATCGGATCCGATGACGGCATTTATCTCGCTCGTCACAGCACTCGTTGTAGCTGTTCTTGTGATGTATTATATTTTCAGAAAATATAGACATAGAGGCATTTGGAATAAATTCATTCTTCGCGATAAGCTGACGAAGGAAGAGGGCTATGTATCCGCGGATGAGAAAGACAGCCTAATGGGACTTGAGGGAGTTACGCTTACTCCGCTAAGACCTGCCGGGACGGTACAAATTGGCGATAAGCGGATTGATGTCGTAACGTCAGGTGAGTTTATTTCAACTGGGGCATCTGTTGTCGTCATCAAAGCGGAAGGCACTTGGGTCGTTGTGAAAGAGATAATGAAAGCATAA